The Apium graveolens cultivar Ventura chromosome 6, ASM990537v1, whole genome shotgun sequence genome contains a region encoding:
- the LOC141668947 gene encoding transcription factor TGA9-like, whose protein sequence is MGSHKVGETGCSNLRPSNLHHHHIPYAVLHGLPPPSANFINHQEGSAFDFGELEEAIVLQNLKLNHDDSKLSFYTSKPAATLEMFPSWPMRPQQTPKGSSKSGGESNDSGSAVNTLSSGGRLEPESPVSRIASSDHQQAFDHNHIQFPQDQNQLHQQQLQVVEMASDSPISSSGPSQTQPPSNHSLEKRRGPGATSDRVLDAKTLQRLAQNREAARKSRLRKKAYVQQLESGRIRLSQLEQDLHRARSQGLFLGGGDGGNAGGIMSSAHYLIFPHFISYSHISLYRKKF, encoded by the exons ATGGGGAGTCATAAAGTTGGAGAGACTGGTTGCTCAAACTTACGTCCTTCAAACCTTCACCATCACCACATTCCATATGCAGTTCTTCATGGCCTTCCTCCACCTAGTGCAAACTTCAT CAATCATCAAGAAGGATCTGCTTTTGATTTTGGAGAGCTGGAAGAAGCTATTGTGCTTCAAAACTTAAAGCTTAATCATGATGACTCTAAATTAT CTTTTTACACATCTAAACCTGCAGCAACTTTAGAAATGTTTCCTTCTTGGCCAATGAGGCCTCAACAAACTCCAAAG GGGAGTTCAAAGTCAGGAGGAGAGAGTAATGATTCAGGATCAGCAGTTAATACACTTTCTAGTGGGGGCCGTTTGGAACCAGAATCTCCAGTTAGTAGAATAGCATCTTCAGATCATCAACAGGCTTTTGACCATAACCATATTCAGTTTCCACAAGATCAAAACCAACTTCATCAACAGCAGCTACAAGTTGTGGAGATGGCAAGTGATAGTCCAATATCATCATCAGGACCATCACAAACTCAACCACCTTCAAATCACAGTCTTGAAAAG AGAAGAGGACCAGGTGCAACATCTGATAGAGTACTTGATGCTAAG ACACTGCAACGACTAGCTCAAAACAGAGAAGCAGCAAGGAAAAGCAGACTCCGAAA GAAGGCATATGTGCAGCAGCTGGAATCTGGTAGGATAAGGCTATCACAACTGGAGCAAGACCTTCATAGAGCTCGATCTCAG GGATTGTTTTTGGGAGGAGGAGATGGTGGTAATGCTGGAGGAATCATGAGCTCAG CTCATTACCTCATCTTCCCTCATTTTATCAGTTACTCGCATATATCCTTATACCGAAAAAAATTCTGA